From one Ammospiza caudacuta isolate bAmmCau1 chromosome 8, bAmmCau1.pri, whole genome shotgun sequence genomic stretch:
- the TMEM37 gene encoding voltage-dependent calcium channel gamma-like subunit: MTAIGAQVQQLLAHRRPQKSFFETLIRSLIILCVAIAVVLSSISICDGRWLFARGQLFGLWHFCTLGNDSVLRCVTDLRLAQVEGLSVGVIPIRSMVSFAVVVAIFGLELLMVSQVCDDANARRKWAMGSVLILVSFLLSATGVLSFSILVKDHLTFTGFTLTYWCEFIAAFLFFLNGISGLHINSLTHLRSGVGKI, translated from the exons ATGACGGCCATCGGGGCGCAG gtgcagcagctgctggcacaccGGAGAccacagaaatccttctttGAGACGCTCATCAGGAGCCTGATCATCCTGTGTGTGGCCATAGCCGTGGTCTTGTCGTCCATCTCCATCTGCGACGGCCGCTGGCTCTTTGCGAGGGGGCAGCTCTTCGGactgtggcacttctgcacccTTGGCAATGACAGCGTCCTGAGGTGTGTCACGGACCTCAGGCTGGCCCAGGTGGAGGGGCTGAGCGTGGGGGTGATTCCCATCAGGAGCATGGTGTCCTTTGCTGTTGTGGTTGCCATATTTGGGTTGGAGCTGCTGATGGTGTCCCAAGTCTGCGATGATGCCAACGCAAGGCGGAAATGGGCGATGGGTTCCGTTCTCATCCTCGTCTCTTTTTTGCTGTCAGCCACCGGTGTTTTGAGCTTCTCCATCCTGGTGAAGGATCACCTCACCTTCACAGGCTTCACGCTGACATACTGGTGTGAGTTCATTGCtgccttcctcttcttccttaaCGGAATCAGCGGACTTCACATCAACAGCCTCACGCACCTCAGGAGTGGGGTAGGCAAAATCTAG